AGCGGTCCAACCTAGCGATAAATGCAGATTGGGAAGACTGTGTAAAAAGAACAAGGTGATCACGAAGGTTAACGTGAATCCAGATTTGACTAGTAACCATTTATCCCTAATAGGATACTGCAAAATGAAATACAATTAAATTAGAATATtgtcttttaaattttttaatttcttaaagCGTCCACATTTTGTATGGTCGAGTAATAATAGTGGAAAACTGAAATATTCGAATGTCTTCTATTTAACAAGTCTAATGAAAAACTAAAACAACGTTAATACATAAAACAATTGTCTTACATAATAAAAGTTGGTATCCAGTCAGTTAAATTCACATTCAAATATTCATATATTTACTACTTACTCTTTCTTGAAGTTCCTCGAGGGTAGTTTTATATCTTTCGAGCGCTACGCTACCCGTTAGTAACTTCTTCTTTAATTGCGAGAGTAATCGTTTAACTTTCTTCAGCAACGTTTCCCTCACTAAATTTTCATCTTTACTGTAACTCGACAAACTTGCTGCAGCCCTTTGCCAAATGGCAATTTCGTGCCTtaattcctacaataataaagtaaaattatttatgaaatatatTGTACCTAATCTGTCGGCCATCAACATAAAAGACCAAATGAAAAGTTAGAAATATATATTATGTACCTGAACATCTTGCGGTTCGTCGAATCTAAGAACAGCCACGTCTCGAAAAATAAATCGTAGCTGTGCATAGACTACAATTATTACTAATATAACACCAATGCTCATGTGTAATGTGAAGGTACTAAAATCGACGCCCTACATGGAACACAAAACATACAACCGATAAATATAATGTATTATTAGAAAGACGTATCAAGAATTGTATAACGTAATATAATGTAAGTTCAATATAAACAGTTGTAGAAACAACAGTCAGGTTGAGAATTGGAAGATGTCCCAATAGCAAAGTAATCTACGGTATTTTTGAAAGACTGCTTACATGTTGTATAACATCATGATTCGATGTAATAATCACGTTGGGTGGATCGCCTACTGGCGTCATAGCACCACCGATATTAGAATAAACGACCATCGTCGTCAATATTGGTACCGGATTTAACTCCATCACTTCACATAATCTGATAGTTACTGGTGTCATTAAAAGTACCGTTGTAACGTTATCTAAGAAGGCGGAGATGAACATTGTGAAGAAACATAACGTATTCACGAGTGGCCACAACTTTCCTCCAGTTATCTGAGAATGAGAATCGTGCAaagttatacagggtatttggccacccctgggaaaaattttaatgggagattctaggggccaaaataagacgaaagtcaagaataccaatttgttgatcgagtaagtagagtttctcatgctgagtaagAATCACTATCgcgtgcacgcagctgttcgcaaaattatttttggttgcaggggtcaattataaacatttttgttgaatagacatatctctgaaatcctacccactttcgagaaaaaatatctggtatgtgctgaaatttttcggtgaaaaaaaaatttttcaaatcgttctaaaaaaattattttcggttgcaagagtcgattacaatcatttttggtcattacacatacccccgaaatcctacgcacttccgagaaaaaaattccttaccgagaatctaatttctggccagaaatgtttgcccgaattttcatgcaaatctttaaaacgtcataacttctgaacggattggacgattttaatgtttaaaaaagcaaaatatgcgtattttggtggagaatatgtacaaatcgcaaaaatatttgaaaagttgatccttgataccgaaaaatgagaaaaacctcataataacggttcaattttcaaacagccataactcttacaattgtgaatatatttcaatgaaacttttttctgaagtagagctcatgggtacctacgaaaaagtattagacaacttttttgtatggcgtcaaataaaattactaaaaatcaaaattgaatttttaagaaaaatcgacaggggtaggtgcctaaatttttcgacgaaaaaaaaaatttttaattaattctgaaaaaattattttcgattgcgggggtcaattacaatcatttttggtgaatagacataccctcgaaatcttgcgcattttcaagaaaaaaatttagtacggtcgaaactttaaacgttagtaactttttaacgaaacctcaattaagaaattactattcttgactttggtcttattttgacctctagaatctcccattaaaatttttcccagaggtggccgatacCACCCTGTACATTTGCAGGAGAATAATGATATGTCTGATATCGTAAATAACAGGAACAATTTAAATTACAGGATTCgagtaaaagaaaaagaaacacgaGTGCTTCACCTTAAAAGCGTAGACCGCCAGCCAGTCAAATATACCCGTTTCAGCGACAACAGCAACAAGTATCATCATAGAAAATAACAATAGCAAGGTATCGACATCTATCCACGAAATCATTTCACTCATAGTTGGTCTCTGTAATACAATGTTTTATAGGAAATTGTATGTAACGAATAATTTACGTTACATTTTCATTTGTTTCGAATTGAAATACCTCGTTTACAGCTGCTAGGACTGCGATAGACATAGAGGACGCTAACATGGCTGCCAAGGTTCTGTGCACGATCTAAAATTATTTCGATACAATCAATTACAATACAATTTATCGGTTTCATAATGCATTAAATTGTGTAATAAGTTTctctaattttttaacgaaatttcgGTACTTCGTGACAGATATCAAAATTGACGACTAGAATTTAGATTTACCTCAAATATTATTAAGATGTACAACCCGAGTAAAATCATCGCGGCATATATTAGACCGTTTGTTTTATCTAACAATGACAAATCGTAAGACATGGAGACTGCAAAACTAGATTCCAAGTTTGTTTTCAAGTTCATTGATACCACACTGTTTTCTAATTCTCTGAAacgtaaaaatgtttaaaagggTAATACATTGCACGATTCGTATCTTAAATTTGGAAAAGAAGGAATTTCTACGTTAAGAAAGTAACATACGTTTCGCTAATATTTTCCAAAACGAAAGATTTTTGATGCCTTTGTCCAGGAAATACATCCATTAGACTTTCCGGAAGAATCGGTAACATCCATACATCGCTTATGTTCTGTGGGAAAATAtcataaatttcatttaaaacgtagtaatgttaagttttcaataattacaatatattttattattgtttgCATCGTATATCTATAGTATTTTATTTCTCTTTAGAAACATACTACCTTAAATTGTTTAGAATCTATACCATTTGCTTCGTAAATCTGTAGTTCTAACCACAGCATTAGACATCTCTCAGATACATTACTGTAATGTGCTGATTTAATTGGTGGAAGTAATGAACCTTCTACCGTTACGCTAATTCGTTTATCAGTGACGTCATCGTACATTTTGTAATCTATGAAAATTTAAGGAAACCCAAGAAACGAAAATAGGAGTCATTTTAACTTTGATAgaattatgaaaaataaaagCACAATAATTTCTTCGTATCTgaaaataaattactttaaaAAAATAGAGAATTTATGTGCTATTATATTACTTTTGATCAtcgttttaataatatttaaacgtTTCTTTATCAATAGATAAAAGGATACTTCTTATTTTGTTTTTGGGCACTGAGATGTGATGCATTTTTTCGATCTTTTCGCTCTTGAACATCAGCAACAACTGCAATTATGAAATATATTATCGTAACTTGTATATCGAAGCAAGGCAAGTAGTAGTTTGTTCTTTGTACAGTGCAAATTTTTGTTGAAATAATGTTGTTGCAACTTACAGTAAATAAGAGCCagcaacaacacaataatatgaaCTTCGTGTACCGATAAAATGGTTTCTGTTTAGTTGTACTAGTTTCGTATATTATATCTTGATGCCCATCTTCATCGCCAGTCTCGTCATTTTTCATTCTAACGTTGATACGTAACATTAAAGTAGCACAATGTTAAAAGATTTATTAATGTATTTTCCgtggtaattatgaaaacagggATTGAGAGTATATACTCACTTCTGAGGATCTGTAGAGTGATGACCAAGAGACATGTTAACTACCAAACAATCTTTTTTTATTCCATCCGAGGATCTACAGAAAAGGAGAGGTATATCGAGTAACTATTGTATATCAGTTGAAAAAGGAAAGTTTAAAATCTCTTAATGTGGTAGAAACGAGTAATGTAGTGACAAAAATACCAACTTTCCCGCATTGACTCGATCGTATTCCCTCTGAAAAACAGCCAAGGTAGGATCCAAACGTATTTCTTCTGGTAGTTGACTCCAAGCACGAAGTACCTCTTCCGGAATGTGACCGAATATTATCGAACTGGTCAGAGATGATGGAGTtcctataaatatataatattttaataaatattaaatacttgtttctacgtgaaaaatttaggtaGTCTAGTCGAAAACTATGCAGTAAAGAGTTCTCGAGGTCGTTGATATCGAATTTAATAACAAGATTTCAAAATTTAAAATGGCGGTTTCGTTATTATCGGGTATGAACGTACGTTTAAATATAGGAATCGTTCAAACGAATGAATTTATAAAATAGTGTAGATGTAgatgaaaaaaatatataagaaaATGTGATAACGGTAATTTCAATGTATAAAGAGGAAAATTATAACATTTAACGTACCTATTGTCGCACAACTGCACCGTGATCCTTTCCTGAGAAACAGCGGTGTTCGTAACCCAGTTTCATCTTCGCTCGAGTCGTTTTGAGACATTTTGATGTTGATTATTCCTAATTGTTCGTTGATTTTCGTTAATTACACTATTTATTAGGATTCTAGTTTGCATTTTCTTTCAGTGTACAAAATAAGGTAATTTCTAGAGCAGACGTTTTATAAGTACCTATAGAATTGGACACATATTTTCCAATAAATGATTTTTAATGTTACTTACGAAATTCTTAGCGACACAGTTGTAGTAGAATCGACCGAACTGATCTAAATGCACGTGCGAAGAGGAAGAGGATGGACGTGGAACTACATTCGATAACGATTCGAACATTCCTGATTCTCGTAGCGGTCAAAATCACATTCGCGTGTTTACATGCGCGATGTACTTAATATTTAGTattaaaattcgttaaaatttCACTTTGGATAATATTTATTCTAACATTCAAACGTGACAATAAACTAGAATATTAAGTACAATATTTTATAACTTACAATATTTTGCAACAGAGTATTTAAAATGTTCATAGTATATATTGTGTTCAATATTTACGTTACAATTATATTTAACGGATGATACAATTCGAAAATGTATTATCAATGTTTACCTTATGAATTAACAAGGAAGAAGAAATTTTCAAGTAACCCTCTGAATATTTTGAATTTCATTAAgaagaaaatatcatttcttgaagatatattaaaatttaatggtttcggtaataaatattttattttaaatacttgACAGACATTTTTCTGTTATACAAAGCCATTTATGAATTAGTATAAGCACATTTTAGGAACGTTAGGAAAACAGCAACGTTGATGATCAATCCTAGATACTGGATAGCGCATATCTTGAAAGGAGCTGTTGATTTTCTTCTTGACCTTGACCTAACACAATATTCCTTAATTAAGGTATGTACATATGTACGTTAATCAGACGATATTAAGGAGTTTCATTACGTTTCAAAACTATAATAATAAAATCATTTCTTAGTAAACTATCATATGTCGTTTTAActtcaattaaattttattgtaatgcaAAATACATACGTAAGAGTGCTTATTTCATGAAAAGTGAGTGCTTGTGGTCTAATTCTCAATAGAATCGAGTAGGCAGTAGCTTCGCCAGCTTCGATCGCACCATCTATCGTTCCCGGCCAATTAACAGCGTATTCGCTCGAAGCAAAAAGAATCCTTGAACgacaatttcattattaaaacaCGTTAAATATTAATACTAATTCTATGTGAAGATTCAAGTATTCTACATTCctataatgtttcaaaaatattgttacgtcataaagacatacgaaaatttaaaaaacgagGGAAATTTCGTCCTTTCAAGTACTTGTATCTTTGTAtcagtatttaaaatattaacatacCTACCGTTAAGATCATCTATGTAGTTGCTATGATTGAATATAGTAGTTGGCTTCATTACACTCATGGGACTGCTTATTGTTTGTAAGTTTGATGTTACGGTATTCCATTCtttatattttacatattttagagcatcTGTAGTTCCAAAACATTCATTTAGTATATCAAACAGTCCTTTGTTATGGGTCTGTGTAGCATTAGGTTCGCCAAGGAATCCAGCGAGCACAAATATTCCTGTATTTCCATGCGTTGCATCGTaactaatatttaaatttgCACTGGTATCCCACGGGGTTACAATATTTTCTGCGAAATCGTTAATCCACGGTGGCCTTTTGTAAGTGAGTTTAAAAAATACGTTTTCACCTGCCGCGTACAGGCCCTGTGGATATAACGATTCTTGTGACGATGATTTTATGACAATTCGATCTTGCATTGGCGGGGGCACTGCTACGACTACAAATTCACATCTATGAATAGACACTACGATTAAAAGACGTTCTACGATTCTAACGAAAATGATAAAATTAGGTATAATATTACTTCAGGTAGCTTTTTTCTGTCCGCACATATGCTCTATCGTCGTTAAATTTGATTTCGTTAACACGTTCTACGAATTTTACTTTCCCATCctgtttcaaaatatttttaaacaattcttgCACAATCTTAGTCATACCACCCTGAAAatgataaaatttttaataaaatatcgtaCATTTTAGGGAATATAAAAAACATTTTTGAACCTATTGAGTAACTTTTGTATGTACTTGAACGAAATATCGATTACTATCGCCTATCGTAATCTTCAATCGATTTAGTATACCGGAAGCACCGTTCAACATAACCAGCATCCAAAGAGCCGAAACATCATTTAGATTTctcatagctgtatcaaataatacgctaaatatatttattttatgtcgctaacaattattttcaatatttctattaattataaatgaatTTACCACACGTGCTGCAAATAAATGCTCGACACAATGTACGCGAATAAGGAAGATAAATAATTCTACGCAATAACTGTTCAACGCTCGTTTCTGCAAGCTGTGTTGCTTTTTCGTGAGAAGTATAATTACTAAATTTTGGATCCAATGCATTTTCTTCCATCTAAAAAATAGACTGTAATAAATATCTTTAACATATTACTATATTACTAAAGAGGgactaatatttttttataattttttatgcaGTCGTTATTCAAAATTAAGAGACTGAAATAAGAAGTTAATTTCTATTACTGTTTGAAGGAAATTGTAAACTTCTGCTCCATTGTATCTAGGCAAATTTTGCAATGGTCCATATTTCGTGTACAATATTGTTTTCTTCCCATCGATATTACGTCCGCGTTCAATCTTTATATGGAATGCTTTTATCAAGTCGGTCACATGCTTTTGCAGGGAATTGACGTGAAAAGTATCGCTATAGTCTTTTAGAATCCGTCCTCCAACCTCTTCTATTTTCAGGAACATATATTAACTTCCTTATAGACGAATGCATTGTTGCATTATAAtgtacataattttattttccattaATCGACataagaaaatagaaattttttagttCTTAGTTGACGATGACTTCTTATCTAGAATAGTAATTACTATTTGCTTCGATGATTAATACTTCTAACCCAGCACTTCTCTTTAGAATATTGTACGCGCAAGTGAGACCAGCCAAACCAGCTCCTATTATTATGACGTCGAAGTCGTTATAATCTTCTGTAACGGATTCTTCGTCGTTAAAATCAGAAGCCATACGTGTTATTATTTCATGTTATTATAACATGTTAATTTCCGTCGTCCGGTTTGAAGTTGGTAATTTAAGGAGCGCATCGTGAAAGGAAAAACAGTCTTATGATACTGTATGAACTTCTCTGCTTGCTGTTCGATTgggaaataacgaataaattttaaagaaaaataaacaaaaagcaGGCCACTGATTGCTGTTGAGTTCATAGATTCAGttacaaaaataatattatttaatatccaGAAGTACGAGATCTTAAACTAGATACAGCGAAGATGAAACACCTTTCATAATCAGGCATTACGAACAGTTTAATTTAATTCATTCTTTCTTTCTACGATCAAAGGTGTAATTCCattgttaactttttttttttaaataatgtaaTCATGTACTCGAATGGGTATACCCTTTCCAACGAATGTACTAAAAGAAGGAAACAAGTAAAAGCAAGGAAACAAACAATGAGAAGTATACAATAGAAACATTTATTCATAGAATCCACTGCGAAGGTACAACGGAATTTTTGATATTCTAAAGTTTTTTTTTATCCACTCCGTACATGGGAGTCAGGTATAATCCGTGCGAGTTGGCTTCGTCTTTCATCCCTGTTCCATTGTAATAATACTCTTTTAATTCTTTCTGAAGATTTAACTCACACGGATCACGTAATAAGTGCACACGAGACACAGATAGGTGAACGGAGACACGCAGAGATCGCGGTGGGGTCGAATTTTTGTTAGAAAATTCCGTTTCGAACTAATCGCGATTAACTCCGGCAATCTCTGGTGTCCGTCGAAGATTTTAGACGATGCTTCGTTGAGGAAAATTTGGGTGCGTACACGTGATAGATTTACACCCGGTATAACGGTTCGAGAAACACGCACACAGAGATAAACACGTtcgaatgatttttttttcaagTGACGAACAATCTGACACATTGTATTGTTGGTGATCAAATATTGACATTCGCTTGTATTTTGCATCTCGTAACTTATATTCGATGACGTACAGTCGAATACCAAATGTACGTTATTTGATTAATAAAGAATAATTATATTCAGTTTCATTGacaaatacaaaaatatattattaatcgAATTCTTGTATAGATAATATGTTTGgtgattaaattatttataaacgattaaataaatttaaaataatataaattgtatGTACATTTTTCGGAAAtttagatattttttaaattattaagaaaTTTCGTAGGCAATTACAAGATAcctgtatattttttatttgaaaatggTGAAGCTGAATAAAAGTattctataatataaatattcttaTGCATCTataatcaaatatttttatgCATCCAACAACCAACCGAATACAAATTAGTAAAGTATTCGtcattcgaatacttttttaaatatattttgctcATCTCTGTACACACATGTTTTGATGATATCAGTGACGTTTATTTCTAGTGAGCAACTGACTTTTCGGTCGGGCGCATACTATTAAGTTTTTGTCGCATGACAGAGTATAGTCGATATTGTAAGAGACGTGGGTATATAACAACTTGTTCTTTTTTTTGTGTATTGGCTAATTTTGACACTACGATGAATGGTAATAAATAACAAAAAGAGGGAATCAGCATAGCGAAAACAAGTAAGATAGAccgataaaatataaatatattttcataataATAACATTTTGCTTTGCCCTGCtgctggtaaatattttaggtgataccaCAGGCCAAAGTAACTGATACGCTACTGATTCATGGTAGAATGAGAGTAGTATTTCTTTCTCCCTATAAAAAATCGTATTTATACAATTTCACTTGCATGGAAAGCTTTAAGACAAATTAATTGTGTAAGTCAAGGACTTGTTATAGGCCTTACTGTGACTTTTACCATATCGACTCAGGCACGGATTAAGGGGGATGTTAGAGAAGGCTACCGGATCCCATTCTCCTAGAGGCCTCATGTCTTTAGTTAACGAAAAAAGTATTTTCGATTTGATAATGATTTTTCAACTaattaaatcattttttaaatcttgATTTCTAGGTATAAATCATTTACAGGCAAAAGCAGTATGAGACAATTTTTAAAGACAACGATTtctcttttaaaaatatttacaaattataaTCCTATTGTTCATATTAAGAGAGACATAAAACATGTCTCAACCCTGGGCCTCAAAATTCttaacactaaatctaccaCGACCGATCATCTGACCGGTTGCACGATTTATACTTTTTGtcaaaaaactggacaaaatttggtatcaaattctggttagtttccgatgtaaatagaaaatatatagcaaagttgaaaggagagaattttcaatttccacCATCTTAGCAGACAGTCTTCTAAtaacgtgtattaaaaatagttaaactttaaacgcgtgcaaTTTCGAAATTActaatgttttatttataattgagccactgttagaagcggcaaaccttcccctttaaaatggcttttggtttctgtcgatccgactttcggtttttgagatatcgtaatttatgtaaaaggcaattttttttaattcgactgtctcgctgtccggctcgcgtataatagcctattcacacgcattaaaaatagtaaaagtttagacgcctgcagtttcgaaactattagtgttttttaaattattgagccattgttagcggcggtaaaccttcctctttaaaatggtttttggtttttgtcgatccgactttccgttttcgagatatcgtaagttatgtaaaagagtatttttcttaattcgaccgtctcactgtccggctcgcgtataatagcctattcacgcgcattaaaaatagtaaaagtttagacgcctgcagtttcgaaactattagtgttttttaaattattgagccattgttagcggcggtaaaccttcctctttaaaatggtttttggtttttgtcgatccgactttccgttttcgagatatcgtaagttatgtaaaagggtatttttcttaatttgactatctctgtctccgtctgacgcgtcgcgtcgtacctcttcgtcgcgcgtgagtcgagacagtcgcgTGACGCGGAagtgtagtatttccaagaatttactacgcactgtttactattgtcgcGCACGCGAGTCCATTGATCGGAAtgaacgcttcgaacccttctatctccgaaactagccatcgcatcgacttgaaactgaaatcgctatatctccggaactaataaagctatcgactcccacaaacgctcattttaaagggcatctcatcctctatctaatgaaCATATAaactataattatttattttgtcttctatatttattttgcaattaacTTTGACTCTCTTCGTCCAAAGAAATTTTAGCAATTCTTATCGATTATACGCTTTATGTGCgataaaattgaattataaattgtttatttaattggaaatgtatttaaatttgtatacaggatacTTAATTTAAATAgatgtaaataattgtttttcccTGAATTAATTACGTTATCGATTTGAAACAAGATTCGTtttcaaaaattcgttttcaatgaaTATAAcgactattataatttatgctgtcttcaatgtttattttgcaatttgctTTGACTCTCTTCGTCCAAAGAAATTCTAGcaattcctatcgattataCGACTTATGTGCgataaaattgaattataaattatttatttaattaaaaaagtcatggtaggaatgagtGTACATAAAGTGTcggtagatttagtgttaatTCTGCCCTGCCCAAGAATCTCCGTATGAATGTGTCAAtatttaaatacaaattttcaaaccatacatatataaatatatttttttaaattaataatttaattctacTTCAACGAATTGATAACAAACTTTCATTCATTGAGGGTCTTTGCGAGTAAGTGTGGTTTGGGAAACACTGGATTGAATAGTTTAATCGACGGAAAATCGATGGTATGCGTGTAGCCCTAACCCGTTAGAGATTTCTTTCTCGTGGAAAGTGTTTCTCTTTCGGTCGATTTTTTTGTTTTATAGCGCTTACAAACAGAAGTCTGTCATTTTGCGAATATATTCTTTATCAAGTCCGATATGTTTTTCTTCCGAAACTTTTTCTTTTCAATAacgattacaatgattttttcaGATAAACTAACGATTCATTCGATAATGCGTTATAATAGATGCTCACTCTGATTCCTCGAATTTCAACGCTAAAGTGCACATGTTTTCTTTGGTGCACTGAAGAAAGGGGGAGGGGGAGACATACGAAGATACACAGCCAGGTTCACACACAATATTCTTTTCTTGAAATACAAGAATGTCACCGTTTTAGAAAAGACCTCTATAT
The sequence above is a segment of the Colletes latitarsis isolate SP2378_abdomen chromosome 6, iyColLati1, whole genome shotgun sequence genome. Coding sequences within it:
- the LOC143342769 gene encoding P protein, with amino-acid sequence MSQNDSSEDETGLRTPLFLRKGSRCSCATIGTPSSLTSSIIFGHIPEEVLRAWSQLPEEIRLDPTLAVFQREYDRVNAGKSSDGIKKDCLVVNMSLGHHSTDPQKMKNDETGDEDGHQDIIYETSTTKQKPFYRYTKFILLCCCWLLFTLLLMFKSEKIEKMHHISVPKNKIRNYKMYDDVTDKRISVTVEGSLLPPIKSAHYSNVSERCLMLWLELQIYEANGIDSKQFKNISDVWMLPILPESLMDVFPGQRHQKSFVLENISETELENSVVSMNLKTNLESSFAVSMSYDLSLLDKTNGLIYAAMILLGLYILIIFEIVHRTLAAMLASSMSIAVLAAVNERPTMSEMISWIDVDTLLLLFSMMILVAVVAETGIFDWLAVYAFKITGGKLWPLVNTLCFFTMFISAFLDNVTTVLLMTPVTIRLCEVMELNPVPILTTMVVYSNIGGAMTPVGDPPNVIITSNHDVIQHGVDFSTFTLHMSIGVILVIIVVYAQLRFIFRDVAVLRFDEPQDVQELRHEIAIWQRAAASLSSYSKDENLVRETLLKKVKRLLSQLKKKLLTGSVALERYKTTLEELQERYPIRDKWLLVKSGFTLTFVITLFFLHSLPNLHLSLGWTALVGVLLLLIVADSEDLDGLMARVEWSTLLFFASLFILMEALSRLGLIDWIGKQTESIILSVNEESRLAVAILLLLWVSAFASAFVDNVPLSTMMIRIVINLAQNDDLGLPLQPLIWALAFGACMGGNGTLIGATSNVVCAGVAEQHGYRFTFMQFFKVGFPVMLTSSMTVTVYLIIAHVVFKWNGN
- the LOC143342828 gene encoding amine oxidase [flavin-containing] A-like; this translates as MASDFNDEESVTEDYNDFDVIIIGAGLAGLTCAYNILKRSAGLEVLIIEANKEVGGRILKDYSDTFHVNSLQKHVTDLIKAFHIKIERGRNIDGKKTILYTKYGPLQNLPRYNGAEVYNFLQTMEENALDPKFSNYTSHEKATQLAETSVEQLLRRIIYLPYSRTLCRAFICSTCAMRNLNDVSALWMLVMLNGASGILNRLKITIGDSNRYFVQGGMTKIVQELFKNILKQDGKVKFVERVNEIKFNDDRAYVRTEKSYLKCEFVVVAVPPPMQDRIVIKSSSQESLYPQGLYAAGENVFFKLTYKRPPWINDFAENIVTPWDTSANLNISYDATHGNTGIFVLAGFLGEPNATQTHNKGLFDILNECFGTTDALKYVKYKEWNTVTSNLQTISSPMSVMKPTTIFNHSNYIDDLNGRILFASSEYAVNWPGTIDGAIEAGEATAYSILLRIRPQALTFHEISTLTFET